The window GAAGAGTTTGTGGCGTAAATATAGAAAGAAACCTCCCACCAGTGGCTTATAAGCCGCGGAGGGAGGTTCTTTATTACTGCCTGATATGCCCGCCTGTTTAAACGGCGGCTATTTCTCTCCGTTGAGCAGCAGCGCGCTGTTCAGCAGTACCTCTAGGGCGATTGTCATCGCCGTTTCGTCAAAGTCGAAGCGATTGTTATGGTGGCCGGCAGCTGTTGCCGCCCCGATTCCGACGTAGGTAGCAAGACCTCTTCGCTCCTGCACTCGCCGCATGAACCAGCAGGCGTCGTCGCTGCCGGCCATGGCGCGGTATTCCTCGCGCTGCGTCACCCCTTCGGAGTTTTCCGCGGCCTTCATTATCACAGCGGCGAGCTTCCTGTCGCTCTCAGCCGTGATTGTCTCTCCTTGTTTAGATATAGATACATCCACATCGTACATTTGAGCCGCGCCGTAAATCACCTCTTTAGCCTTCGCGTAGACATATGAGGCCAGCGCGTCGCTCTCTCCTCGCGTCTCTATCTTCATATGGGCGTTGGGAGGTACAACGTTGCGTCCCTCGCCGGCATTTAGCACACCAACGTTTACGCGGGTCGCACCACCGGAATGGGGTGCGATGGCGTGCATGTTGACTGCGGCGGCCGCCGCCGCGAGCAGAGCGTTCTTACCGCGTTCCGGTTCGCCGCCAGCATGAGCGCCGACGCCACGGAAATCAGCGTCGAATTTTGTGGAGCATAAAAAACCGCCGGTACCGCCGAATACGCTGCCGGTCGGTTTCCCAAGGCCAAGGTGCATGGCGATGAAATAGTCTGCGTCGTCGGCGACTCCAGCCATCGACATCGCATAACCGCCACGTACGCCCTCTTCCGCAGGTTGGAATATGAGCCGTATCTTTCCCCTTAGCCTGTCTTTTGCCTCCGAAAGCATCTCGGCGAGGGCAAGCCCTACAGCGGTATGTCCGTCATGGCCGCAGGCGTGCATACATCCGGGGTTTACGGAGGCAAAACCTTCGCGCGCTGGAAGATGCTCCGTGTCTCGCGCCTCCTCGGTATCGACACAGTCTATATCGAAACGAAAAATAGTGACCGGGCCTTTTTTGCCGGTGTCGAGTAGCGCTGTGAGGCCGGTATAATCCCCGATCTTTGTGAGTATCTTTTTATCTGCGCCCTGCGCGGCGGCGCGTGCCCTCTCCCGCTTTGGGTCTATCGTATAGCCCATGACCTCGTCAGGGTCGATGAAATCTTTTGCAAAGCGCACCTTCCATCCGGCCTTAGTAAGAATTCCGGCAATTACCGCCGTTGTCCTGAACTCCGCCCAGCCGCTTTCTGGATATTTATGAAAATCCCGGCGGCGTGTGCTCATCTCGTCTTTTATCTTCTGCGGTATTGCCATCATTCTTCTACCGCTACCGCGCAAGCTTTTCGGCCCATTCGTCCTCTTTGAATCCGACCAGCACTCTGTCCGGAAGGACGGCGAGCGGCCGTTTGACCAGCATCCCGTCCGCGGCGAGCAGCGCTATCTGTTCGTCCTCGGAGAGCTCCGGCAGCTTTTTGCTGAGGCCCAGCGCCTTGTAGGAGTTGCCGCTGGTGTTGAAAAATTTCTTCAGCGGCTGCCCCGAAAGCTTCCACCACGCTTTTATCTCATCGGCAGTGGGGTTTTCCGTCTTGATGTTGCGCTCCGTATATTCGATCTTGTGTTCTTTGAGCCAGCCCCTGGCTCTCTGACATGTTGTTCACTGTGGGTAACAGAGTAAAAGCATAGACGATCATCTCCAACTATTTGTAATATTTAAATTATAATATGTTTTAGCGGTTTTTATTCAATCTATCTGCAGCATTCCATAGGCGAAATTACCGATGTCCGCCGCGGGAAGAAAAAAGAGGCCCCCCATACGGGAGCCTCATGATGTTTGCCGCGCGGAGTCCCTTTATTTGAGGGATTCCAGCCTCTCCGTCGCCCTGTCAAGGAAGGGGTCTGAGAAATATTCAATATTTCCCGCGTCGCAGAGCGCCGCGAGCTCCGGCGAGAGCGGTATCTCGCCGAGAAAATCTATCCCGTATTTCGCCGCCGTCTCGGAGGTCTTTCCCTCTCCGAAGAGCTTTATCTTTTTGCCGCAGTCGGGGCATTTGATGTAGCTCATATTCTCGATGATGCCGAGGATGGGGATGTCCATCTCCTTAGCCATGCGCAGCGCCTTTTCTACGATCATAGAGACAAGCTCCTGCGGCGAGGTGACGATGATGATCCCGTCCACCGGCAGGGACTGAAAGACGGTGAGCGGGACGTCGCCCGTTCCCGGAGGCATATCAACGAAGAGATAGTCCTCATAGCTCCAGATGACGTCGCTCCAGAACTGCTTCACAACGCCGGCGATCGCCGGGCCGCGCCAGATGACCGGCGTCGCCTTGTCCTCGACGAGAAGGTTCACCGAGATCATGTCGACGCCGCCCTTTGACTGCTGCGGCAGTATCCCCGATTCGTTGGCGGTGGCGAGCGTCTCCACGCCGAACATCTTTGGTATCGACGGTCCGGTGATGTCGGCGTCGAGTATGCCGCACTGGCTGCCCCTCTTCTGCATCGCGGAGGCCAGAAGCGATGTGACGAGCGACTTGCCGACGCCGCCCTTGCCGCTGACGATGCCGATGACCTTTCGTACGTTGCTCAGCGGGTTAGCCGGCACGCTGAAATCGGGCTTTTTCGCCTCTTCACACTTCTGCTGACAGCTGCCGCAGTCGTGTGAACAGCTTTCTTGAGTCATATTGCGCATCTCCTTTAATTTTTTTGGAATGGTGGCCAGTTTGTCTTACATGCCCTGCCGCCTTGGTTTTCCATTGAATATTAGTGATAAACGGAGAAAATGTCAAATATAGTCAGAGACAAAATCGGTGCAAAAACAAATATCCGTATCGCTTATGGGATGGCACGGATATTTGCTATGCAGCGTGAACCGCCCTAGTATGATTGGACGTCAATTATACTTTACACTCTGTCTTTTCCTGAAAACCTTCGGCAGTATGACTGGGCTGATAAGTGACAACGGACTGGACTGCACACAGCCGCCGTTGTCCTTATTCTTCTACCCTATCTTGTTTTTTATGTTGACAAAACCTGAAAGAGTTTTATAAATATAATTGTGAAAAGTATGATAGAATGTCAGAAATCCAAATAATGTATACGATATAGACGGTGAGATAAAATGGCGGAGGAACAGGAAAGTTCATCTTTAACAGGCAAAATTGAAACGCTGCGCAGGCCGCTCCGGTATTATCAGGAGTATGGCCAGCTCACCGGCACTTTCAATAAAGCCTCGTTCTGCAAAAAAGGCTCCGAGCTCTTGTCTGCGTCTTACGACGGTCTGTTTGACGTAGTCTGTATTGATATAGAACGGTTTAAACTCGTCAACGACATATACGGCATGAAGCGCGGCGACTCGCTGCTTTGCCATGTTGCGCGCGGGCTTGAGCGCAAATTTGGCCTTGGCGGCGGTATTATCGCGCTTAATACCATCATGAAGCTCATGAACAACCGGTTCAACATTCTTATGGACGATTATGGCAGGGCTATTCGTCGCTTAACATGCTTAAAGATATCGATGTCAACGGTGCTTATGATAGACATGGACATGGGTTTTTTGCGCCGCAGAAGAGCCGTTATATTCTCAAATCGGTCATGCGCATGCGTATGGCGAAGTGGCTGAATCTGCCGATGATCGCCGAGGATGCGGAGACGAAAGATCAGGTGGATCTCCTTCTCACTATCGGCTGTGTTTATGCGCAGGGGCATTACTACTACCGCCGATGACGGCGGGGCAGCTCCTGAGTTTGATCATTATTCCCGAGAAGACGGACTGCCAAAACGGTGAAGGCGATCGGTATTGTCAAGAGAGTTCCATTTGACCCTAAGCTGTGGATAGAGCCGAAATAAATCAGGCGGCGCAGCAGATATCCGCGCCGTGTCCGGCAAAATTCAAGCATGTGAAAGATGTGGTTTCTATGTGGTTGGCAATGTATCATTACTGTTTAAAGATTCATATATACGGAGGCGACGCCGCTCTTGAGAGCGAGCTGAATGCCGTCGCGCCTCTGGAGAGGTTTGAACATGAGATCAGGACCTTCGGCCATATAACGGTGGAGAGCCTCGCGGAATGCGACGTCGCTGTGTTCGATCTGCCGGTGGAACGGCCCTGCCGCGAACTGCGCGGGATCTGTAAAAAAGGCGCTGAACTTGTGTTCTGCACCGATCTCCGCGAAGGTCTGTCTGAGTGGGCTGCGGATTTTGACGACATATGGCAGAGGCCGTTTACGCCGGGAATGGCCGCCTTTCGCTTTCGCCGTCTGTTGGAGCGCATCAAGCTGAAAAAGGATAAACGGTTCGTCTCGAATTGCCTTGACGCGGCTATAGACAGCGTTCCTGACCTTATCTGGTTCAAAGACGTACGCGGCGCGCATCTGAAGGTGAACAACGCCTTTTGCAGTGCCGTGGGCAAGACGAAAAACGACGTTCAGGGCAGAGGACACTACTATATATGGGATTTGAAGCAGGAGGAATATGAGCAGGGCGAGTATGTCTGTCTTGAGACCGAAGAGATCGTGCTGCGTGAGAAAAAGACCCGCGCCTTCGACGAAAAGGTGAAGAGCAAACATGGCCTGCGGCAGTTCAAGACCTACAAGTCTCCGATATTCGACGAAGATCATCAGGTGGTCGGGACCGTTGGCATCGCGCATGACGTTACCGACCTGAAAAATATGCTGACCGAGCTTGAGATCGTGCTTGGTAGCATGCCCTTTGGTATCCTCATAAAGGACAGCGACGGATCAGTTGCGAGTGTTAATGAGAAATTCCTGCATTACTTCGGACTGGAGGAGGGGCAGATACTGGGGCGTAATTACGACGTCTGGAAACATGATACGCTTGGCGGCAATATGCAGATAACCGAGGATGGTGCCGCGGAGGCCTGCATCGGGATCAACGGCAGTAATATGATTTTGGCGATACAGCGGGAAGAGATACGGGATATTTTTGATAATCAGGTCGGCGAGCTCTATACCTACCGTGACGTGACGACCGAGCGTATGCTTGAGGCCCAGGTGCTCCACGATTCAAACACGGATTTCCTTACCGGACTGCACAACCGGCGCTATTTCTACGAATATGTGAATAAGAACCGCGGGCAAAAGTCCCTCTGTTTTATATACATAGACCTTGATAATTTTAAGAAGGTCAACGATACGCACGGCCATCAGGCCGGCGACGAAGCGCTTGTCGTCACCGCCGATATCCTGCGTTCCAATTTCCCCGACGCCTTTATCGCGCGGCTTGGCGGCGATGAATTTATCATTTCGCTGATCGGAGACTGCGAGATCGCCGCGGTGGAAAAACGTGCAGGATCGCTGCTGCGGAATATGAACGAATCGTTCAGCCGCCACCCGCTCTTCAATATCCTCTCCGGAAGCATCGGCATCGCGAGGACGGAGAACCCCTCCGTCGACATCGATACGCTGCTGCGGCAGAGCGACATCGCACTCTACGAGGTGAAGCGCGGCGGCCGCGCAGATTACCGTGTCTTCCCGCTTAAGTGCTCCTCCATGCCGGGATGACTGCCGGCCGCTATTTCAGAATATATGAAAAAGCCGCGCCTCTCAGCGCGGCTTTTTCATGTGAGAAAATTTTATGTTTTATGTTTGAATAACCGGCGCGGTCTTCGCGTACGGTTACGCCTTCACACCGACCATGATATCGGAGGCTTTGATTATCGCGCAGACCTCTTTACCCTCTTTAAGTCCGAGGCGTCCTGTGCTGGCCTTGGTGATGATGGAGGCGATCTTCTCGCCGCCGGCGAGGGTCACGAGGATCTCGCAGTTTACCGCTCCCTCTGTCACGGAGGTGATTTTGCCCTTGAGCTGGTTGCGTGCCGAAAGCTTCAGTCCGCCCTCGCCCTCGCCGATCATCACGTTTGAGGCTTTGATCACCGCATAGGCCTCGGCGCCCTCTTTGAGGCCAAGGTTTTCGCAGCTGGTCTCGGTGATGATGGAGGTGAGCATCGTACCGTCCGCGAGGCGAAGCGATACTTCGTCGTTGACGGCTCCCTTTTTAACTGTGGCAACAGTAGCTTTTAGCTGATTGCGTGCGCTAAGATTCATAACAAATCTCTCCTTTTTTATATCGATACTATATTATCTATTATTGCTTGGTTTACCTGCGTTGTCAAGTTTAAGCGCATAAAAATCCCTTTTTACCGCAGCCTATTTTATCCTCGTGGCCCTCGTCGAGTTGAGGATCGCGAGCAGCGCGACGCCTACGTCGGCGAATACCGCTTCCCATAGCCCGGCGAGCCCGGCGACGCCAAAGATGAGGAATATTCCCTTTACGCCGAGGGCCATCACGACATTTTCCCAGACGATGGCGCGCGTTTTTTTAGCGATACGCAGCAGATCCGCCACCTTGGCGGGCGAGTCGTCGAGTATCACGGCGTCCGCCACCTCGACGGCGACCTGCGAGCCGAAGCCGCCCATGGCGATCCCTGTCTCCGAGGTTACGAGCACTGGGCCGTCGTTGACGCCGTCGCCGACATATATCGTCTTTTTCGTGTCGCCGCGGCAGATATCCTTCAGCGCGTCGACCTTGTCGCCTGGCAGCAGCTCCGCCTTATAACCGTCAAGTTTCAGCTCTTTCGCGACCGCCGCCGCCGTATCGTCACGGTCTCCCGTCAGCATGTAGACGCCCTTGATGCCGAGGCGGCGCAGTTCGGCTACCGTATCCGCCGATTCGGGGCGTATCTCGTCGGCGACGACCATCGAGCCCATGTATCTGCCGTTTTTCATGACATGAACGATGGTGCCGTGTTCGCCTACCTCCGGCGCCGTCACGCCGAAGTCCGCCATCAGCGCGGCGTTGCCCGAGGCGACCGTATCGCCGCCGATACGGCAGATCATTCCCTTGCCCGGTATCTGCGTTATCGAGGCGCCCGCGGGAACTGGCCGTTCACCGGCGGCGGCCATGATCGATTTCGCCACCGGATGGGTGGAGCCGTTTTCCGCCAGCGCCGCGGTGTCAAGCAGCTCGCGTTCGCTTACCCCCTGGGCTGGCAGCGTCTTTGCCAGTCTGAACCGTCCGTATGTCAGCGTGCCGGTCTTGTCGAAGACCGCGATATCGACATTGCCCACGGCGTCGAAAACGTTCGCCCCCTTCACGAGGATGCCGTTCTTGGAGGCCGCGCCAATGCCGCCGAAGTAGCCGAGCGGTATCGAGATGACGAGCGCGCAGGGGCAGGAAATGACGAGCAGTACGAGTCCGCGGTATATCCATTCGTGCCAGGAGCCGTAGCCCGCGAGTGGCGGCAGCGTCATCACCGCGGCGGCGAGGAAGAATACGGCGGGGGTGTACCACTTGGAGAATCTTGTGATGAAGCGTTCTGTCGGGGACTTGCGTTCGACGGCGTTCTGCACCATCTCAAGCATCCGCGCGATCGTCGAATCCTCAAAGGGTCCCGCCGCCTCGACGAGCAGC is drawn from Cloacibacillus porcorum and contains these coding sequences:
- a CDS encoding amidohydrolase, with protein sequence MMAIPQKIKDEMSTRRRDFHKYPESGWAEFRTTAVIAGILTKAGWKVRFAKDFIDPDEVMGYTIDPKRERARAAAQGADKKILTKIGDYTGLTALLDTGKKGPVTIFRFDIDCVDTEEARDTEHLPAREGFASVNPGCMHACGHDGHTAVGLALAEMLSEAKDRLRGKIRLIFQPAEEGVRGGYAMSMAGVADDADYFIAMHLGLGKPTGSVFGGTGGFLCSTKFDADFRGVGAHAGGEPERGKNALLAAAAAAVNMHAIAPHSGGATRVNVGVLNAGEGRNVVPPNAHMKIETRGESDALASYVYAKAKEVIYGAAQMYDVDVSISKQGETITAESDRKLAAVIMKAAENSEGVTQREEYRAMAGSDDACWFMRRVQERRGLATYVGIGAATAAGHHNNRFDFDETAMTIALEVLLNSALLLNGEK
- a CDS encoding Mrp/NBP35 family ATP-binding protein; the protein is MTQESCSHDCGSCQQKCEEAKKPDFSVPANPLSNVRKVIGIVSGKGGVGKSLVTSLLASAMQKRGSQCGILDADITGPSIPKMFGVETLATANESGILPQQSKGGVDMISVNLLVEDKATPVIWRGPAIAGVVKQFWSDVIWSYEDYLFVDMPPGTGDVPLTVFQSLPVDGIIIVTSPQELVSMIVEKALRMAKEMDIPILGIIENMSYIKCPDCGKKIKLFGEGKTSETAAKYGIDFLGEIPLSPELAALCDAGNIEYFSDPFLDRATERLESLK
- a CDS encoding GGDEF domain-containing protein; this translates as MAEEQESSSLTGKIETLRRPLRYYQEYGQLTGTFNKASFCKKGSELLSASYDGLFDVVCIDIERFKLVNDIYGMKRGDSLLCHVARGLERKFGLGGGIIALNTIMKLMNNRFNILMDDYGRAIRRLTCLKISMSTVLMIDMDMGFLRRRRAVIFSNRSCACVWRSG
- a CDS encoding EAL domain-containing protein, producing MAKWLNLPMIAEDAETKDQVDLLLTIGCVYAQGHYYYRR
- a CDS encoding sensor domain-containing diguanylate cyclase, with product MWLAMYHYCLKIHIYGGDAALESELNAVAPLERFEHEIRTFGHITVESLAECDVAVFDLPVERPCRELRGICKKGAELVFCTDLREGLSEWAADFDDIWQRPFTPGMAAFRFRRLLERIKLKKDKRFVSNCLDAAIDSVPDLIWFKDVRGAHLKVNNAFCSAVGKTKNDVQGRGHYYIWDLKQEEYEQGEYVCLETEEIVLREKKTRAFDEKVKSKHGLRQFKTYKSPIFDEDHQVVGTVGIAHDVTDLKNMLTELEIVLGSMPFGILIKDSDGSVASVNEKFLHYFGLEEGQILGRNYDVWKHDTLGGNMQITEDGAAEACIGINGSNMILAIQREEIRDIFDNQVGELYTYRDVTTERMLEAQVLHDSNTDFLTGLHNRRYFYEYVNKNRGQKSLCFIYIDLDNFKKVNDTHGHQAGDEALVVTADILRSNFPDAFIARLGGDEFIISLIGDCEIAAVEKRAGSLLRNMNESFSRHPLFNILSGSIGIARTENPSVDIDTLLRQSDIALYEVKRGGRADYRVFPLKCSSMPG
- a CDS encoding TOBE domain-containing protein; its protein translation is MNLSARNQLKATVATVKKGAVNDEVSLRLADGTMLTSIITETSCENLGLKEGAEAYAVIKASNVMIGEGEGGLKLSARNQLKGKITSVTEGAVNCEILVTLAGGEKIASIITKASTGRLGLKEGKEVCAIIKASDIMVGVKA
- a CDS encoding heavy metal translocating P-type ATPase — protein: MSHDHHHEDEHECREHECCGPECHVHGEHAHHHVHGHDSGCGCASCHALDNIFSENEEDEREQQAEFRREITFLAVTGVIFLAALLLEELAPQIAPAWLFNALFIILYLATGVPVLKTAFKALFKGDIFNEFTLMGGATLAAIAIGEMSEAVGVMLFYRLGEAFQERASANSRRSIKALLAQKPMTARLVVGDKIVEKDPKEIVKGDIVQVLPGEIIPIDGHVVNGVSQIDASAITGESMPTAVSPGGEVHGGTLSLDGLLLVEAAGPFEDSTIARMLEMVQNAVERKSPTERFITRFSKWYTPAVFFLAAAVMTLPPLAGYGSWHEWIYRGLVLLVISCPCALVISIPLGYFGGIGAASKNGILVKGANVFDAVGNVDIAVFDKTGTLTYGRFRLAKTLPAQGVSERELLDTAALAENGSTHPVAKSIMAAAGERPVPAGASITQIPGKGMICRIGGDTVASGNAALMADFGVTAPEVGEHGTIVHVMKNGRYMGSMVVADEIRPESADTVAELRRLGIKGVYMLTGDRDDTAAAVAKELKLDGYKAELLPGDKVDALKDICRGDTKKTIYVGDGVNDGPVLVTSETGIAMGGFGSQVAVEVADAVILDDSPAKVADLLRIAKKTRAIVWENVVMALGVKGIFLIFGVAGLAGLWEAVFADVGVALLAILNSTRATRIK